The DNA sequence AGTACCTCGGCGAGTTCTCCGCGACTGCCCATCCACGACCCGAGCAGCGACAGGTGGCGGCCGAACAGCACGTTGATGTCGAGCTTGACCTGGCTGCCGATCGTGGCACCGCAGGTGACCAGCCGACCATTGCGCGCGAGTGAGGCGACGCAGCTCTCGAACACTTTGCCTCCGACGTGCTCGAACACCACCTCGACCCCCTTCTTCGCAGTCAGGCGTCGCACTTCCGCGGCGATGTCGGTCCGCGAGTGATCGATCAGGTCATCGGCGCCGAGCGCTCGTGCGCGCTCGAGCTTGGCGGCGCTCCCGGCCGTCGCGATCACACGCGCACCGAGCAGCTTCGCGACCTGCACCGCGGCGCTGCCGACACCGCTGCTCGCACCGATCACGAGGCAATCCTCCCCGGCTCGCAGCCGGGCGCGCCCGTTCAGCATGTGCCACGCGGTCACCAGCACCACCGGAAGCGTCGCCGCCTCTTCCCAGCTCAGGTTCGAAGGACACGGCAGTGCGTTGCGGGCCGGGATCACACACTGCTCCGCGAAGCCTCCGTTGCGGCGGCGTCCGATCAGGTCGTAGTGCCGGCACTGATGGTCGGCGCCCGAGGCGCAGGCATCGCAGCGGCCGCACGAGATCACCGCGTGGGCGAGCACTCGATCGCCGGTCTTCACGCTCGTCACCGCCGCGCCGACCTCGAGCGCCTCGCCGACCACGTCGCAGCCGCCCACGTGCGGAAGCTCGATCTCGAGCCCGAGCGTGCCCTGCCGAATCCACAGGTCGAGATGATTGAGACCGCACGCGCGCACCGCGAGCCGCACCTCGTCCGGGCCGCAGCGAGGTTCCGGCAGCTCGATGAGTTCGAGGACTTCGGGGCCCCCGTGACGGGTGAACGCAGCGGCTTTCATGTCGTCGCGCAGGTTAGAGCGTCGTCGCGGACGACGCTAGGCGGCGCGCGCCATCCAGTGCCGGATGCGCTCGACGAATCGCGCCACGTCGGCGATCGGCTTGGAGACGTACTCGTTCGCACCGCTCTCCTCGAGCAGCCGCTCGGCGTCGCCGTGCATCGCGTGCGCGGTCGCCAGCACGATCGGAATTGCGGCCGTGTCGGGATTCGAGCGCAGCAGGCGGCACAACTGGATGCCGCTCACCGGCGAACCCTCGAAAGTCCACTGCTCGAGCGAAACGTCCATGAGCACCACGCCGACGTCGCCGTTCGCGCAGGCCTCGAACAGGTCCTCGGGGCGCTGCGCGATCAGGACTTCGCAGCCCAGCTTGCGCGACAGCAGGCGCTCGAAGAAGTCGGCGTTGTTGCGATCATCCTCGACCACCACGATCCGGTTCATGCGGCCTTCCGGAGGGCGATCAGGTCGTCGAGCGTATGGCCGGTGCGCTGCGCGGCGCGCGCGAGAATCTCGGCCAGCAACGAAGGCTGGCGCTGGATGTCGCCCTTGGCGAGCACGTCGATCACCGCGCCGCGCGCCAGTGCTTCGCGTTCGGCCGGCGAGCCGGCGTCGAGCGCGTTCGAGAACACCACGACCGGCGGCGCGGGGGTGCCGCGGCGCAACGCCAGGGCGCGCAGCACGTCGTAGCCGCTCATCTCCGGCATCATCAGATCGAGCAGCAGCAGGTCGTAGGCGTTCGGATTCTCGGCCAGTGCCTGCAGGCATTCGCGACCGTTCGAGACCACCTGCAGGTGGAAGCGCTCGATCGGCAGCGCGCGGTGCACGAACGCCGAGATGGCGGGATCGTCGTCGGCCAGCAGCACCCGCAGCGGGCGGCCCTCGGCCGGCGGCAGCAGCTCGTCGACGCGATCGAGCAGCCCGTCCTGGCTGAACGGTTTCGGCAGTAGCGCGATCGAGCCCGGCGTCGCCCACTTGCGCACCCGTGGCTCCAGCTCCTGAGCGAACGCGGTCAGGAACACGATCGGCGTGCGCGCGAAGCCGGTGTCGCTTCCGATGCGCTCGGCCAGGTCCCACCCGGTGTGCAGGTCGGCGTCGGGGGCGCAGTCGAGCGCGTAGTCGAGGACCACGAGGTCGGGCCGGTGCTTGAGCATCGCCGACCACCCGGCGTTCGCGGTGCGCGCCTCGAGCGTGCGGTAACCGCGCCGATGCAGCACGCGCCGCGACCACTCGCGCGCATCGCGGTCGTCGTCGACGATCAGCACCAGGGGTCCGCCGGCCGGACCCTGTACCTGCGCGAGCGCGGGTGAGTCCTGGTCGTCTTCGTCGGTGCGCGGCACCTGAAGCGCGAAGCCGACGCGCGTCCCCTGCCCGATGCCCTGACTCTCGATCCAGATCACCCCACCCATCAGCTCGATCAAGTCGCGGCTGATGGTGAGACCGATTCCGGTGCCGCCGTGAGCCCGCGTGGTGCTGCCGTCGGCCTGGGTGAACTTGTCGAACACGATTCCGAGCTTCTCGGGATCGATTCCGAGCCCGGTGTCGATCACCTCGAAGCGCGCGTGTCCCTCCTCGATCTGAGGCGAGACCTTGACCCGCACCGAGCCGCTGGACGTGAACTTGATGGCGTTGCCGATCAGGTTGACGAGCACCTGCCGCAGCCGCGTCGGATCGCCCGTGACGCGGGCCACCGTGCGTGGCACCGGTTCGAAGGCCAGCTCGATGCCCTTGCGCTCGGCGAGCACGTGCGTCTCCAGGTAGACGCGATCGAGCAACTCGCGCACGTCCACCACGCGGCGTTCGATCGCCATGCGCCCGGCCTCGATCTTCGCCAGATCGAGCACGTCGTTGATGAGCGTGAGGAGCGTCTCCGAACACGTGAGCGCGCGCCGCAACAAATCGTCGCGTTCCTGCGGCGAATCGCACAGGCCTTCGAGCACCAGATTGAGGAATCCGATCACGCCGGTCAGCGGGGTGCGCAGCTCATGTGACGCATTCGCCAGGAACTCGCTCTTGGCGCGGTTCGCGGACTCGGCGGCCTCCTGCGCGGCGCGCGAGCGCTCCTGCAGCTGGCGGTCCTCGTGCCGACGGGCGCGCA is a window from the Candidatus Eisenbacteria bacterium genome containing:
- a CDS encoding zinc-binding dehydrogenase; this encodes MKAAAFTRHGGPEVLELIELPEPRCGPDEVRLAVRACGLNHLDLWIRQGTLGLEIELPHVGGCDVVGEALEVGAAVTSVKTGDRVLAHAVISCGRCDACASGADHQCRHYDLIGRRRNGGFAEQCVIPARNALPCPSNLSWEEAATLPVVLVTAWHMLNGRARLRAGEDCLVIGASSGVGSAAVQVAKLLGARVIATAGSAAKLERARALGADDLIDHSRTDIAAEVRRLTAKKGVEVVFEHVGGKVFESCVASLARNGRLVTCGATIGSQVKLDINVLFGRHLSLLGSWMGSRGELAEVLEFVSSGRLKPVLDSVLPLSQLRAAHERLESGAHFGKLVLVP
- a CDS encoding response regulator, translated to MNRIVVVEDDRNNADFFERLLSRKLGCEVLIAQRPEDLFEACANGDVGVVLMDVSLEQWTFEGSPVSGIQLCRLLRSNPDTAAIPIVLATAHAMHGDAERLLEESGANEYVSKPIADVARFVERIRHWMARAA
- a CDS encoding response regulator, with the protein product MVGRISLRTRLALLAGVAILTVLIAIPLVAGLHRRARIEYDALESHLRCTLLAERLANNVSAQVKEYVDVAVVRSEPHDELEQLHAEARVILSEWANATATSPDAHGHTQMLADQQAVSRSYEEFRAIGRRVRMLGERGRVNEASDLIEQRLDQTNDGSLTARIVSFVRAQERDLGTEIDHQRHQTAVLYSSLAIGAIAFALILFATAVLLGFWILAPVRELEHGAERVAAGDLSTPVAVNTADELGALCGSFNIMMAELRARRHEDRQLQERSRAAQEAAESANRAKSEFLANASHELRTPLTGVIGFLNLVLEGLCDSPQERDDLLRRALTCSETLLTLINDVLDLAKIEAGRMAIERRVVDVRELLDRVYLETHVLAERKGIELAFEPVPRTVARVTGDPTRLRQVLVNLIGNAIKFTSSGSVRVKVSPQIEEGHARFEVIDTGLGIDPEKLGIVFDKFTQADGSTTRAHGGTGIGLTISRDLIELMGGVIWIESQGIGQGTRVGFALQVPRTDEDDQDSPALAQVQGPAGGPLVLIVDDDRDAREWSRRVLHRRGYRTLEARTANAGWSAMLKHRPDLVVLDYALDCAPDADLHTGWDLAERIGSDTGFARTPIVFLTAFAQELEPRVRKWATPGSIALLPKPFSQDGLLDRVDELLPPAEGRPLRVLLADDDPAISAFVHRALPIERFHLQVVSNGRECLQALAENPNAYDLLLLDLMMPEMSGYDVLRALALRRGTPAPPVVVFSNALDAGSPAEREALARGAVIDVLAKGDIQRQPSLLAEILARAAQRTGHTLDDLIALRKAA